The following coding sequences lie in one Takifugu rubripes chromosome 8, fTakRub1.2, whole genome shotgun sequence genomic window:
- the mxra5a gene encoding matrix-remodeling-associated protein 5 isoform X2 yields the protein MFLLRTVLVLLILVSPGVSAPCPRACSCPQPTEVHCTFRSLVIVPPAVPKHVKRMNLGFNRIHRMSTKSLADLRKLELLLMHGNDIHTLPDGVFKDLQSLQMLKMSYNKLTKISRHTLQGLWSLARLHLDHNQLEFLHPDAFQGLTSLRLLQLEGNQLQQLHPATFATFTLMGHFQVSTLRHLYLSDNELRSLPSDLVATMPQLETLYLHGNPWTCDCNMRWLHDWDKNFPGVLKCKKDKALPGGQVCPMCSSPRPLQKEELQAVSSMLCSSPIISSTQRTSTPDDVESEVLTTKDFSETFGNISLSLSDEHGNEVDLECGLADHKESTKINWEQVNPLQLASNITLSVDIECPVDRGEYERLWRLIAYYSNVPAHLQRGVMLSKEPHPTYMYRQDSEKDALYYTGVKVKIMAQPAWLMQTSVELQLNRLQSSAKTVKLILRTDFSEAVEVEQAQRQRRTWVMIESKNTTHKVLSALLGSQSEFNCNVHSSGQPVIQWMLPDGSKVEAPYSSPDNRLSVSNEGQLVLKEVSHSETGIYYCIAKVDGDLSVLPFHLTVQESSSPSPGEDVSLIQGFTGKSISLPCITSGSPDAEVYWILPSSKIVSVHANSSRAQVLLNGTLHIPQTQLSDSGHYKCIAINQHGVDTLVTKTTLIQQNGPIMHLKRFPVRPQSASGINTQIKVPTNDNEEASGDVESAPVSRFDPSRRRIPVKATNKKGTNPSRNTWHKPTKLRKTAGSHAEEKKNHLGNRRKINVSKAKIDPEKWAHILAKIRDRKAQNTVTPTPVQHSTARMLTTTTELQKTDHESFKGVSSYFTTPDMPVVSFLTSNAYTALDKHGETSNTQPHTTQTSYHVKYMSPDRTLDQHTTSNADFFLPQTTSVPPDAVTFWQANTNTPSSRNTDADETEAADWWTTRDGSEKSDSNYVERSSKGNETFPSVSPHHSQIKSEESGKYVGATTATLDPQAQVPEITFDDLNSKVLLTTVYPSTTTVSTSARRESKGNSNSRRKNRKQRPNRRKQKPNKHTQFIATIPVNVPQATVRTTASSQLKIEQSTLKSSSVKATVSFRSSQPASLGTLYHEQSTTEPSRPLYETNGSILSLAKPPVKGTSAPPSLPAVSPTVGRMSSQTVLENSELPRDHFEIPTSNPMQSFAGSTSSTVKPLGGIESKTVTEELELHPVATDVQNQSDLPHITTEENIFNDTHLPFSLPQQLHLSGFLSELEHKTTTEYTSRGLITRPGMQFDAYVDITQATTLEPTVELSNHSSSPFNATNSNWEGHKEATNVGIKIRHPNVTIDPSNVFPSTVAPYVPLSTTPSPGATEGPSFKTITQPNSQDLEIHTSTTSEPQRTSEFYLTSQTINHRLLPNSTTAAAELITMQSTTMTTGPFPDGQLASTREVSGKQRQPGQGSIPRGKPRITKSSFQTFTVKAETDVQLPCQADGEPKPFLSWTKVASGAVITQNTRVQRFEVHPNGSLNIRNTQPMDGGEYRCIVLNQHGTDTMVTNLVILSQPPLILQPRQRDVTVNLGWKVHLDCAVEGHPTPRVTWVLPNRIHVAPVPHGAPTQQRVSVLSNGTLYISEATFADRGIYKCIGSSTAGSDAVLVRVHVSGILAVVQQTQHENITLAEGSDAYIHCNISGALQPAIRWIIPDGTQLSTSQFSAGHKLVVFPNGTLHIRGLGVRNTGRYECLATSAVVSSRRVVMLSLKRSMSSAKARIVSSSPQRTDVIYGESLLLDCVATGEPTPRIIWRTPSKKLVDAQYSFDSRIMVLTNGTIAIHSVTEKDSGDYLCVARNKIGDDYVLLRVNVMTRPATIKQKQLHTSQEVIYGGDLKVDCVASGLPNPEISWALPDGTMVNPIKARERSSGGRSRRYVVFDNGTLYFNDVGMPEEGDYTCYAENKLGKDEMKVTIKMALTLQNTQQRSRRHSGGD from the exons ATGTTTCTCTTACGGACTGTGTTGGTACTGCTGATCCTGGTGTCTCCTGGTGTCTCGGCCCCTTGTCCTCGGGCCTGCTCCTGCCCCCAGCCCACCGAAGTCCACTGCACCTTCCGCTCCCTCGTCATCGTTCCACCAGCTGTACCAAAACATGTCAAGCGCATGAACTTGGG GTTCAACAGGATTCATAGAATGTCAACCAAATCACTGGCTGATTTAAGGAAGCTGGAACTTTTGTTGATGCATGGAAATGACATCCACACTCTACCTGATGGTGTGTTCAAGGACCTTCAATCCCTACAG ATGTTGAAGATGAGCTACAACAAGCTGACAAAAATCAGCAGACACACTCTACAGGGCTTGTGGTCCTTAGCCAGGTTGCATTTGGACCACAACCAACTGGAGTTCCTCCACCCAGATGCCTTCCAGGGCCTCACCTCCCTGCGGCTACTGCAGCTGGAAGGcaaccagctccagcagctccacccagCCACCTTTGCCACCTTCACTCTGATGGGTCACTTCCAAGTGTCCACTTTGAGGCATCTCTACCTGTCAGACAATGAGCTGAGGTCACTACCCTCTGACCTGGTGGCCACCATGCCTCAGCTGGAGACTCTGTACCTCCACGGGAACCCCTGGACATGTGACTGCAACATGAGGTGGCTCCATGACTGGGATAAAAACTTTCCAG gtGTCTTGAAGTGTAAGAAAGACAAAGCACTCCCTGGTGGCCAGGTATGTCCTATGTGCTCATCTCCTCGTCCCCTCCAAAAGGAGGAGCTCCAGGCTGTTTCAAGCATGCTGTGCAGCAGCCCCATCATCAGTTCCACTCAGAGGACTTCCACACCTGATGATGTTGAGAGTGAAGTCCTGACAACAAAGGACTTCAGTGAAACATTTGGAAACATCTCCCTCAGCTTGTCCGATGAGCATGGCAATGAGGTGGATCTGGAGTGTGGTCTTGCTGATCATAAGGAGTCTACAAAGATAAACTGGGAGCAGGTGAACCCACTCCAGCTAGCCTCTAACATAACTTTATCAGTGGAcattgaatgccccgttgatcGGGGGGAATATGAAAGACTGTGGAGGTTAATTGCATACTATAGCAACGTGCCAGCACACTTACAACGGGGGGTCATGCTTAGTAAGGAGCCTCACCCAACCTACATGTATAGACAGGATTCTGAGAAAGATGCCCTGTACTACACAGGAGTTAAAGTTAAAATCATGGCCCAGCCAGCTTGGCTGATGCAAACATCTGTAGAGCTTCAGCTGAACAGACTTCAGTCATCAGCAAAGACTGTAAAGTTGATCCTGAGAACAGACTTCTCAGAGGCGGTGGAGGTAGAGCAggcacagagacagaggaggacatgggtcaTGATTGAGTCAAAAAACACAACTCACAAGGTGTTGAGTGCCCTCCTGGGAAGCCAGAGTGAGTTCAATTGCAATGTCCACAGTTCTGGCCAGCCAGTAATTCAGTGGATGCTACCAGATGGCTCCAAGGTAGAAGCTCCATATAGTAGTCCTGACAACAGACTGTCTGTGTCTAATGAAGGTCAGCTTGTCCTAAAAGAGGTCAGTCACTCAGAAACAGGAATTTACTACTGCATAGCCAAGGTTGATGGTGACCTTTCTGTGCTGCCGTTCCACCTGACAGTACAGGAATCCTCCAGCCCTTCTCCAGGAGAAGATGTCTCACTTATTCAGGGATTTACAGGGAAGTCCATTTCCCTGCCTTGTATAACATCTGGTTCGCCTGACGCTGAGGTTTACTGGATTTTACCGAGTAGCAAAATAGTAAGTGTACATGCAAACTCCTCCAGAGCTCAGGTCTTATTAAATGGAACTCTGCATATCCCACAAACTCAATTATCAGACAGTGGTCATTATAAATGCATTGCCATTAATCAACATGGTGTGGATACCCTCGTTACTAAAACCACTCTAATACAGCAAAATGGGCCGATTATGCATTTGAAGAGGTTCCCAGTGAGACCCCAATCAGCCTCAGGGATCAACACGCAGATTAAAGTCCCCACAAATGATAATGAGGAGGCATCAGGAGATGTGGAGTCGGCCCCTGTGAGTCGCTTTGATCCATCGAGGAGACGAATCCCAGTTAAAGCCACAAACAAAAAGGGTACAAATCCATCAAGGAACACGTGGCACAAGCCAACCAAGCTTCGGAAAACAGCAGGATCACacgcagaagaaaagaaaaaccatttagggaacagaagaaaaataaatgtgtcaaaggCTAAAATAGACCCAGAAAAATGGGCTCACATTTTGGCCAAGATTCGGGACAGAAAGGCTCAGAATACTGTGACACCAACTCCAGTTCAGCATTCAACAGCAAGGatgttaacaacaacaacagaattaCAAAAAACTGATCATGAATCATTTAAAGGTGTAAGCAGTTACTTTACAACGCCGGACATGCctgttgtttcatttttgaCATCCAATGCCTATACAGCATTAGATAAACATGGTGAGACATCAAACACTCagccacacacaacacagacatcATATCATGTAAAATACATGAGCCCTGATAGGACGTTGGATCAACATACAACTTCAAATGCAGactttttcctcccacagaccacatctgttcccccagATGCTGTCACTTTCTGGCAGGCTAACACAAACACTCCAAGCAGCAGAAATACAGATGCTGATGAAACAGAAGCAGCGGATTGGTGGACTACAAGAGACGGGAGTGAGAAAAGCGATAGTAATTATGTAGAACGCTCttcaaaaggaaatgaaacgTTCCCTTCCGTCAGCCCACATCATTCACAAATAAAATCTGAGGAAAGCGGAAAATATGTTGGTGCAACTACAGCAACATTGGACCCACAGGCTCAAGTACCGGAAATCACATTTGATGACTTGAATTCTAAAGTATTGCTCACCACAGTGTATCCATCAACTACAACTGTATCCACCAGTGCTAGGAGAGAGTCCAAAGGAAATTCGAACTCGAGGAGAAAGAATCGCAAACAGAGGCCAAACAGACGGAAACAAAAACCGAACAAACACACCCAGTTTATTGCAACCATTCCTGTTAATGTTCCCCAAGCAACGGTTAGGACTACTGCCTCCTCCCAGCTAAAAATAGAACAATCCACTCTTAAATCGTCCAGTGTCAAAGCCACTGTTTCATTCAGAAGTAGCCAACCAGCTTCATTGGGCACTCTATACCATGAACAGAGCACCACCGAACCCTCTCGTCCTCTATATGAAACAAACGGCAGCATTTTGTCTCTTGCCAAACCACCAGTTAAAGGCACATCAGCTCCACCATCATTACCAGCAGTCTCTCCAACAGTTGGAAGGATGAGTTCTCAAACAGTCTTGGAAAACTCTGAGCTTCCCAGAGATCACTTTGAAATCCCCACCTCCAATCCTATGCAGAGTTTCGCTGGCAGTACATCCTCAACAGTTAAACCTTTGGGAGGGATTGAGAGCAAAACTGTTACAGAGGAGCTTGAGCTGCATCCTGTTGCAACTGATGTACAAAATCAATCAGACCTTCCACACATAACCACGGAAGAGAACATTTTTAATGATACTCATCTGCCTTTTTCACTGCCACAGCAGTTGCATTTAAGTGGTTTCTTAAGTGAGCTGGAACACAAAACAACCACTGAATACACCTCCAGAGGTTTAATTACCAGGCCAGGTATGCAATTTGATGCTTATGTGGACATAACACAGGCAACCACACTGGAACCAACTGTAGAATTATCAAATCACAGTTCAAGCCCTTTTAATGCCACAAATAGCAATTGGGAAGGTCATAAAGAAGCCACAAATGTAGGAATTAAAATAAGACATCCAAATGTTACTATAGATCCAAGCAATGTTTTTCCTTCCACAGTGGCGCCATATGTCCCACTATCTACAACGCCCTCACCAGGAGCCACAGAGGGGCCCTCATTTAAGACCATCACACAACCGAACAGTCAAGACCTAGAAATTCATACCAGCACCACCTCAGAGCCTCAGAGAACATCTGAATTTTATCTCACGTCTCAGACAATCAACCACAGACTGCTCCCTAATTCAACTACGGCAGCTGCAGAATTAATTACAATGCAGTCTACCACAATGACAACTGGTCCATTCCCAGATGGACAGCTAGCAAGCACTCGGGAAGTGTCCGGAAAGCAGAGACAACCTGGACAAGGTTCTATTCCAAGAGGGAAGCCGAGGATAACAAAGAGCAGTTTCCAGACTTTCACCGTGAAAGCTGAAACAGATGTTCAGCTTCCATGTCAGGCTGATGGGGAGCCAAAGCCCTTTTTGTCATGGACAAAAGTGGCGAGTG GGGCAGTTATTACTCAGAACACCAGGGTCCAAAGGTTTGAGGTCCATCCCAATGGTTCATTAAACATCCGCAACACACAGCCCATGGACGGAGGCGAGTACCGGTGCATAGTCCTCAATCAGCATGGCACAGACACAATGGTGACCAACCTTGTGATCCTGTCTCAACCACCGCTGATCCTGCAACCTCGACAAAGAGATGTCACAGTGAATTTGGGTTGGAAAGTTCATTTGGACTGTGCAGTGGAGGGTCACCCTACGCCTAGAGTTACATGGGTACTCCCAAACCGAATCCATGTGGCTCCAGTCCCTCATGGCGCCCCCACTCAGCAGCGAGTGTCTGTTTTGAGTAATGGAACCCTTTACATCAGTGAGGCTACTTTCGCAGACAGAGGAATTTATAAGTGTATTGgaagcagcacagctggatctGACGCAGTCTTGGTCCGGGTTCATGTCTCAGGGATCCTAGCTGTTGTCCAGCAAACACAACATGAGAACATCACACTGGCTGAGGGCAGTGATGCCTACATCCATTGTAACATCTCAGGGGCCCTTCAACCCGCAATCCGCTGGATTATACCTGACGGTACACAGCTAAGTACCTCCCAGTTTAGCGCCGGACACAAACTCGTTGTCTTCCCCAATGGGACCCTACACATACGTGGACTGGGCGTGAGAAATACTGGGAGATATGAGTGTCTGGCTACCAGCGCAGTGGTGTCCAGTAGAAGAGTGGTGATGTTGAGTCTTAAAAGGAGTATGTCCTCTGCCAAGGCCCGTATCGTGTCATCATCACCTCAGAGGACAGATGTGATTTATGGAGAGAGCCTGCTGCTGGACTGTGTGGCCACAGGCGAGCCAACGCCCCGCATCATTTGGAGAACACCTTCTAAGAAGTTAGTGGATGCTCAGTACAG TTTTGACTCTAGGATAATGGTGCTAACCAATGGAACCATAGCTATCCATTCAGTGACAGAGAAGGACAGTGGCGACTACCTGTGTGTGGCACGTAACAAGATAGGTGACGACTACGTCCTTTTGAGGGTCAATGTCATGACAAGGCCAGCCACGATCAAGCAGAAGCAACTGCACACCAGTCAGGAGGTGATATACGGCGGAGACCTGAAGGTGGACTGTGTGGCATCCGGCCTCCCCAATCCTGAAATCAGCTGGGCTCTGCCGGATGGCACCATGGTCAATCCAATTAAAGCCAGAGAACGATCCAGTGGAGGGCGCAGTCGTAG ATATGTGGTGTTTGACAACGGAACCCTGTACTTCAATGATGTCGGCATGCCAGAAGAAGGCGACTACACCTGCTATGCTGAGAACAAACTAGGCAAAGATGAGATGAAAGTAACCATAAAG ATGGCCTTGACACTACAAAATACTCAGCAAAGAAGCAGACGTCACTCTGGAGGGGATTAA